The genomic window cttataatttttctttttaattgtaGTTACTTAGACAAGTTAATGTGGAATATTACTCAGTATGCTTATCTACCGACACAGACGAATGATACTACGAGTATGCACGCTTGTAGCAATACTGGTTGTAACAGTTAGCATGATGCTAGTTATTTTCAACAACACCAACActtatttacttaaaaaatttaacTCCCTATGTACAGCAGAACTCATTGGAACTTCAACTCCAACTACAACAAAGGCCTCTAAAAAGACTCCTATTTATTGTTATCGAGAAAACGGAGAATCTCTACCTGATATCTCAGACTTTAAACCAAGACCAGGAAAATCTATATTCTTCCATGAAACATCATGCCACTCATTTGACCACGGCAAAATAGTCATTAATTCACGACAAGCCTGTGCTGTGGAAAGCGCAGCCAAAATGAATCCAGATCTGGATGTATATTTACTGTATGCTTCGCCAGGGATATTTAGATTTGAAGGAAATGAATCAGATCATTTTTTAAGAAGTTTAttaagttataaaaatattcatatccTACATTTGAATTACGGAAACTACGTTAAAGGTACGCCAGTGGAGACATTGTGGACTTCCGGAAAGATTGAGAAATCTTCATTTGTTGTGTCACATGCAAGTGACGTATTGAGGTAAGCAAATTTCAAGTTCCTCTgttaagtccactttacatcaacaataattgaacaagaaattgacaacaagttattcaaggtcaaatttgacttatacaaaacacaattctacatccaattttgccgtgaataaaaagaaaataaagaaatttga from Diabrotica virgifera virgifera chromosome 5, PGI_DIABVI_V3a includes these protein-coding regions:
- the LOC114332540 gene encoding lactosylceramide 4-alpha-galactosyltransferase-like, which encodes MLIYRHRRMILRVCTLVAILVVTVSMMLVIFNNTNTYLLKKFNSLCTAELIGTSTPTTTKASKKTPIYCYRENGESLPDISDFKPRPGKSIFFHETSCHSFDHGKIVINSRQACAVESAAKMNPDLDVYLLYASPGIFRFEGNESDHFLRSLLSYKNIHILHLNYGNYVKGTPVETLWTSGKIEKSSFVVSHASDVLRYLTLWKYGGIYLDLDVVVLKSLQNLPLNYAGLQTEEQVAAGVISFEADGFGHSLADKCVNRLKKNFNGQIWGRNGPYIVSAVMKENCNVKVASQLLTKNCPGLKMYPIETFYPIPYWQWQKYFREGNFFEVMNKTKNTYVLHTWNKMSEAEKIPLNKNPPYLHFAKLYCPKVVEACNRYF